In Sulfolobales archaeon, one genomic interval encodes:
- a CDS encoding Glu/Leu/Phe/Val dehydrogenase, whose amino-acid sequence MKGLEEKTLDPYEVAVMQLRKAVNVLGLDEEAFEALKTHERIIQVKIPVRMDDGRIRVFIGWRAQHNSALGPYKGGVRYHPETSMSEVMALSMWMTWKCSLLQLPFGGGKGAVRVDPRRLSPRELEELSRGYFAALARFVGEDLDIPAPDVYTNPQTMAWYVDEYYKIAGANIFGVVTSKPPLLGGLNTRIIATGLGVATVAREAAKRILGGLEGRSVAVQGFGNVGSYAAYYLSMWGARVVAVSDSSGGIYNPKGLRIEDVMKVKSEKGSVIYYQDAKKISNEELLTSDVDILVPAALENVITADNAPKIRAKMIVEGANGPTTPEADEILFKRGVFIVPDILANAGGVTASWIEWVNNRMGGWLTEEDARRKLEEKMAEAFNSFYSYLSRRSDIDPRTAAQAMAVERVYNAMKLRGWI is encoded by the coding sequence GTGAAGGGGTTGGAGGAAAAAACCCTCGATCCCTATGAAGTTGCTGTAATGCAGCTCAGAAAAGCCGTTAATGTTCTAGGCCTTGATGAGGAGGCCTTCGAAGCCCTGAAAACCCATGAGAGGATTATCCAGGTTAAGATCCCTGTTAGGATGGATGATGGGAGGATAAGGGTTTTCATAGGCTGGAGGGCTCAGCATAACAGCGCCCTCGGACCCTATAAGGGGGGTGTTAGGTATCATCCTGAGACAAGTATGAGCGAGGTTATGGCTCTCTCTATGTGGATGACGTGGAAATGCTCGCTTCTACAACTCCCATTCGGCGGTGGTAAGGGGGCTGTGAGGGTCGATCCTAGGAGGCTGAGTCCAAGAGAGCTTGAGGAGCTCAGCAGGGGTTATTTCGCAGCGCTAGCTAGATTCGTTGGAGAAGATCTTGATATACCTGCTCCAGATGTATATACAAATCCCCAGACCATGGCATGGTATGTTGATGAGTACTACAAAATAGCTGGTGCAAACATATTTGGGGTTGTGACTAGCAAGCCCCCCCTTCTCGGGGGTCTAAACACGAGGATCATAGCTACAGGGCTTGGCGTTGCCACAGTTGCTAGGGAGGCTGCTAAGCGCATCCTAGGCGGGCTTGAGGGTAGAAGCGTTGCCGTCCAGGGATTTGGAAACGTTGGATCATATGCTGCTTACTATCTAAGCATGTGGGGAGCCAGAGTGGTTGCTGTGAGCGACTCAAGCGGTGGGATATATAATCCCAAGGGCCTTAGGATCGAGGATGTTATGAAGGTGAAGAGCGAAAAGGGTAGTGTGATTTACTATCAAGATGCAAAGAAGATATCAAATGAGGAGCTACTCACATCAGACGTAGATATCCTCGTTCCAGCTGCGCTAGAAAACGTTATAACAGCTGATAACGCGCCTAAGATAAGGGCTAAGATGATCGTTGAGGGCGCTAATGGCCCCACAACGCCTGAGGCGGATGAGATACTATTTAAAAGGGGCGTCTTCATAGTACCAGATATTTTGGCAAACGCAGGGGGTGTGACAGCCAGCTGGATCGAGTGGGTCAACAATAGAATGGGCGGATGGTTGACAGAGGAGGATGCTAGGAGAAAGCTTGAGGAGAAGATGGCAGAAGCATTCAACTCCTTCTACAGCTATCTTAGCAGGAGAAGCGATATAGATCCCAGAACCGCTGCACAGGCTATGGCTGTTGAGAGGGTCTATAACGCGATGAAGCTGAGGGGGTGGATATAG